Proteins encoded within one genomic window of Sphingosinicella ginsenosidimutans:
- a CDS encoding SH3 domain-containing protein encodes MAEHDAALTALEGWLRARAEGNIADPRLDDTVSATLRLRGQTGFTFRWEQKRSRAERALSTPSIDAQVDAALAARPLDAAMARIAAESPRAWLRPLTDKPLPGYRFEETKRETCDSCRGRAVIDCSGCSASGRVSCGPCRGTGREDMRCTSCGGAGYFRRSRSVQVMVGTGYQWTTEYYNDPCWGCGARGRRDETCRTCRGQGNVPCGTCSGSGHVTCADCAGAGKRHYLYTRTALVSARSGLAFDQVEDETWRAMLNRGWETLLDRGSIALANVRRKEEAAKGVLKINFDASAIGARAMARAGNTSALFWSIGHSNPLVEGEPIIARIFDLPGADEEADWVEIASRLAGSRLLREAIDVTVAGPKMGGKAQQAAAQEGVVARAMLATYGVAIGPAGAAAIGKVVTRGVGALREREAGATWRSNLGIAALVGLGGALICIASLTGRNGVTDDRIRTFFYLILATLAAGLAWGIAGRARVRRRLKALGRRLDLQTPLSPPSHGWTRSGWLLATLITATTLTGGLYGAWRLDISPSLRLAVTAPFFDDGPYGATPARADLPVHASPDSASPVVATVEAGEDVRILEDDDGDGWVMVHAGRQYGYVELRAFAGPARPSKR; translated from the coding sequence ATGGCCGAACACGACGCTGCGCTCACCGCGCTTGAAGGATGGCTGCGCGCGCGCGCCGAGGGAAATATCGCGGATCCGAGGCTCGACGACACCGTATCGGCGACGCTGAGGCTGCGCGGCCAGACCGGCTTCACCTTCCGCTGGGAGCAAAAGCGGTCGCGTGCGGAGCGGGCGCTGTCGACGCCGTCGATCGATGCACAGGTCGACGCGGCGCTCGCGGCCCGGCCTCTCGATGCGGCGATGGCCAGGATCGCGGCGGAATCCCCGCGCGCCTGGCTTCGGCCGCTGACCGACAAGCCACTGCCCGGTTATCGCTTCGAGGAGACGAAGCGGGAGACGTGCGACAGCTGCAGGGGCCGGGCGGTGATCGATTGCAGCGGCTGCAGCGCCAGTGGGCGCGTATCATGCGGGCCCTGCCGCGGGACCGGCCGGGAGGACATGAGGTGCACATCGTGCGGCGGCGCCGGCTATTTCCGGCGCAGCCGCAGCGTCCAGGTCATGGTCGGCACCGGTTACCAGTGGACGACCGAATATTATAACGACCCCTGCTGGGGCTGCGGGGCCCGCGGCCGGCGCGACGAGACCTGCCGCACCTGCCGCGGCCAGGGGAACGTGCCGTGCGGGACGTGCAGCGGATCGGGCCATGTCACCTGCGCCGACTGCGCCGGTGCGGGCAAGCGCCACTATCTTTACACGCGAACCGCGCTGGTGAGCGCGCGCAGCGGCCTTGCCTTCGATCAGGTCGAGGACGAGACCTGGCGCGCCATGCTGAACCGCGGCTGGGAGACGCTGCTCGACCGGGGCAGCATCGCGCTTGCCAACGTGCGCCGCAAGGAAGAGGCGGCGAAGGGCGTGTTGAAGATCAATTTCGACGCCTCGGCGATCGGCGCGCGGGCGATGGCGCGGGCCGGCAATACGAGCGCCCTTTTCTGGTCGATCGGGCACAGCAATCCGCTCGTCGAGGGCGAGCCGATCATCGCGCGCATATTCGACCTGCCCGGCGCGGACGAGGAGGCCGATTGGGTCGAGATCGCCAGCCGACTGGCCGGATCGCGACTGCTGCGCGAGGCGATCGACGTCACCGTGGCGGGGCCGAAGATGGGCGGCAAGGCGCAGCAGGCCGCCGCGCAGGAAGGGGTAGTGGCACGGGCGATGCTCGCGACATATGGCGTCGCGATCGGTCCAGCGGGCGCCGCGGCGATCGGCAAGGTCGTGACGCGCGGGGTCGGCGCTCTGCGCGAGCGCGAGGCGGGCGCGACCTGGCGGAGCAATCTCGGCATCGCCGCCCTGGTCGGGCTGGGCGGCGCGCTGATCTGCATCGCATCCCTCACCGGCCGAAATGGCGTGACCGACGACCGGATCAGGACCTTCTTCTACCTGATCCTCGCCACCCTGGCCGCCGGACTGGCCTGGGGCATTGCCGGCCGTGCGCGGGTGCGCCGCCGGCTCAAGGCGCTGGGGCGCAGGCTCGACCTCCAAACGCCGCTCTCGCCGCCGAGCCATGGCTGGACACGCTCCGGCTGGCTGCTCGCCACCCTGATCACCGCGACGACGCTCACGGGCGGTCTCTACGGCGCCTGGCGCCTCGACATCTCGCCGTCTTTACGCCTCGCCGTCACAGCGCCGTTTTTCGACGACGGCCCCTACGGCGCAACGCCCGCCCGGGCGGACCTCCCGGTCCATGCCTCGCCGGATTCAGCATCGCCGGTGGTCGCCACCGTGGAAGCCGGTGAAGATGTCCGAATCCTCGAGGACGATGACGGCGACGGCTGGGTGATGGTGCACGCGGGCCGGCAATATGGCTATGTCGAACTGCGCGCCTTCGCCGGGCCGGCGCGTCCGTCCAAGCGCTGA
- the murI gene encoding glutamate racemase: MTAAGPILVFDSGVGGLSVLKAIRAELPHAPILYVADSAGFPYGTKNPVEIAARVPALLGRLAERYDPAIIVIACNTASTIALDAVRAALDLPIVGTVPAIKPAAALSKTRAIGVLGTDATIVQPYVDRLAGEFAADCAVIRHGSAALVERAEARLRGETANPQAAARALAGLFDQPGGERIDTIVLACTHFPLVEDELAAAAPRPIAFVDGSAGIARRTAWLAREIEWPAGPHEDAALFTGGAAQAEAYVPGLAAFGLKRIETL, translated from the coding sequence ATGACCGCCGCCGGCCCAATCCTCGTCTTCGATTCCGGCGTCGGCGGCCTATCGGTGCTGAAGGCGATCCGGGCCGAGCTCCCGCACGCGCCGATCCTCTATGTCGCGGACAGCGCCGGCTTCCCTTATGGGACGAAGAACCCGGTGGAGATCGCGGCGCGGGTGCCGGCGCTGCTCGGGCGGCTTGCCGAGCGCTACGATCCGGCGATCATCGTCATCGCCTGCAACACCGCCTCCACGATCGCGCTCGATGCGGTGCGCGCGGCGCTCGACCTGCCGATCGTCGGGACGGTGCCGGCGATCAAGCCCGCCGCGGCGCTTTCGAAAACGCGCGCGATCGGCGTGCTCGGCACCGACGCCACCATCGTCCAGCCCTATGTGGACCGGCTGGCCGGCGAGTTCGCGGCGGACTGCGCCGTCATCCGCCACGGATCGGCGGCGCTGGTCGAGCGCGCCGAGGCGCGGCTGCGCGGCGAGACGGCGAATCCGCAAGCCGCCGCGCGCGCGCTGGCCGGCCTGTTCGACCAGCCGGGCGGTGAGCGGATCGACACGATCGTGCTGGCCTGCACCCATTTCCCCCTCGTCGAGGACGAACTGGCCGCCGCCGCGCCGCGACCGATCGCCTTCGTCGACGGCAGCGCGGGGATCGCCCGGCGCACCGCCTGGCTGGCGCGGGAGATCGAATGGCCGGCCGGGCCGCATGAGGACGCCGCTTTGTTCACCGGCGGCGCCGCGCAGGCCGAGGCCTATGTCCCGGGCCTCGCCGCCTTCGGGCTGAAGCGGATCGAGACGCTCTGA
- the plsY gene encoding glycerol-3-phosphate 1-O-acyltransferase PlsY produces MITWDIAGPPLLALLLGYGLGAIPFGLILTRLAGLGDVRAIGSGNIGATNVLRTGRKGLAAATLVLDAAKGAAAVLIARWLWPDTDLARLAAIAAFLGHLYPVWLGFRGGKGVATLLGILAALAWPVALVFAAVWIAALLIARYSSVAGMAAAFSAPIAAAARGGIGEALLFLGFALLVLWRHRANLARLFAGTEPKVGAAKG; encoded by the coding sequence GTGATTACCTGGGACATTGCGGGTCCGCCGCTGCTCGCGTTGCTGCTCGGCTATGGGCTGGGCGCGATCCCGTTCGGCCTCATCCTGACCCGCCTCGCCGGGCTCGGCGACGTGCGCGCCATCGGATCGGGCAATATCGGCGCGACCAACGTGCTGAGAACGGGCCGCAAGGGCCTCGCCGCCGCCACCCTCGTCCTCGATGCCGCCAAGGGCGCCGCCGCGGTGCTGATCGCGCGCTGGCTGTGGCCCGATACGGATCTGGCGCGCCTCGCCGCGATCGCTGCCTTTCTCGGCCATCTCTACCCGGTCTGGCTCGGCTTCAGGGGCGGCAAGGGGGTCGCGACCCTGCTCGGCATCCTCGCCGCGCTCGCCTGGCCGGTCGCGCTCGTCTTCGCGGCGGTCTGGATCGCCGCCTTGCTGATCGCCCGCTATTCGTCGGTTGCCGGCATGGCCGCGGCGTTCAGCGCCCCCATCGCCGCGGCGGCGCGCGGCGGCATCGGGGAGGCCTTGCTCTTCCTCGGCTTCGCCCTGCTCGTCCTGTGGCGCCACCGCGCCAATCTCGCCCGGCTCTTCGCCGGGACGGAGCCGAAGGTCGGGGCCGCGAAGGGCTGA
- the dprA gene encoding DNA-processing protein DprA: protein MTRPADHVARLRLIRSDNIGPITYFELLARFGSAQAALDAIPDLAARGGGRPPRLAPVALVEREMEAVERLGARYLFLGQGAYPPLLAELESAPPALIASGDAALLDRPAVAIVGARNASAAACRFARVLAQDLGQAGEVVVSGLARGIDTAAHDGSFATGTIAVIAGGIDIFYPPENEARQRAIAEQGLLLAEQPPGTEPRARHFPYRNRIIAGLAHGTVVVEAAPKSGSLITARQATEFGREVMAVPGSPLDPRAQGCNQLIREGATLVQNAEDVLEALRPLHVRPLRQRRADYASPGASADADEAARRAVADLLGPTPVPVDELIRQSGLAPAEVQTVLLELELAGRLERHAGGRVSLA, encoded by the coding sequence ATGACGCGCCCGGCCGATCATGTCGCCCGCCTGCGGCTGATCCGGTCGGACAATATCGGCCCGATCACCTATTTCGAGCTGCTCGCCCGCTTCGGCTCGGCCCAGGCCGCGCTGGACGCGATTCCCGATCTCGCCGCGCGCGGCGGCGGCCGGCCGCCACGGCTCGCGCCGGTCGCGCTGGTCGAGCGCGAGATGGAGGCGGTGGAGCGATTGGGCGCGCGCTATCTCTTCCTCGGCCAGGGCGCCTATCCGCCGCTGCTCGCCGAGCTGGAAAGCGCGCCGCCGGCGCTGATCGCGTCCGGCGATGCCGCGCTGCTCGATCGGCCGGCGGTGGCGATCGTCGGCGCGCGCAACGCCTCGGCTGCTGCCTGCCGCTTCGCCCGCGTGCTCGCCCAGGATCTCGGCCAGGCGGGCGAGGTGGTCGTGTCCGGCCTCGCCCGGGGAATCGATACCGCCGCCCATGACGGGTCGTTCGCGACCGGCACGATCGCGGTGATCGCCGGCGGAATCGACATTTTCTACCCGCCGGAAAACGAGGCGCGGCAGCGCGCGATCGCCGAACAGGGCCTGCTGCTCGCCGAACAGCCGCCGGGAACGGAGCCGCGCGCGCGCCATTTCCCCTATCGCAACCGCATCATCGCCGGCCTCGCCCACGGCACGGTGGTGGTCGAAGCGGCGCCGAAATCCGGCTCGCTGATCACCGCCCGCCAGGCGACGGAGTTCGGGCGCGAGGTGATGGCGGTTCCCGGATCGCCGCTCGATCCGCGCGCGCAGGGCTGCAACCAGCTGATCCGCGAAGGCGCGACCCTCGTCCAGAATGCGGAGGACGTGCTCGAGGCGCTGCGCCCCCTGCATGTCCGCCCGCTACGCCAGCGCCGCGCGGATTACGCCTCTCCCGGTGCCTCCGCCGATGCCGACGAAGCGGCCCGCCGCGCGGTCGCCGACCTGCTCGGGCCGACGCCGGTTCCGGTGGATGAGTTGATCCGCCAGTCCGGCCTCGCGCCCGCCGAGGTGCAGACGGTGCTCCTGGAGCTGGAGCTTGCAGGCCGGCTCGAACGCCATGCCGGGGGGCGGGTGAGCCTGGCCTGA
- a CDS encoding YdcH family protein gives MSSSTYRLMAIHRSLDDSIRKEMRRRMPDSFRLLRLKKMKLAVKDRLTALMRRGQGR, from the coding sequence ATGTCGTCTTCCACTTATCGCCTGATGGCCATTCACCGCAGCCTCGATGATTCGATCCGCAAGGAGATGCGGCGGCGTATGCCGGACAGCTTCCGCCTGCTTCGGCTCAAGAAGATGAAGCTGGCCGTCAAGGATCGGCTCACCGCGCTGATGCGCCGGGGCCAGGGCCGCTGA
- the topA gene encoding type I DNA topoisomerase, with protein MKLVVVESPAKAKTIEKYLGGGYRVLASYGHVRDLPPKDGSVDPDHGFAMQWEAYADKAKQLKAIADEAKKADALILATDPDREGEAISWHVQEVLAKKKALPAHVERVTFNAITKSAVTEAMAHPRALDEDLIDAYRARRALDYLVGFTLSPVLWRKLPGAKSAGRVQSVALRLVVDREREIELFRPQEYWSVAATLEEDGTEFLARLVRYRGEKIDRLTIGDEGTALAAKKAVEEGRFTVTSVETRPLTRNPPPPFTTSTLQQEAARKLGLSASVTMRLAQNLYEDGAITYMRTDGVQMAPEAISAARKAVADRYDAGYVPDKPRHYETKAKNAQEAHEAIRPTDFSRERAGSGDHARLYDLIWKRALASQMASARLERTTAELTDGTGQHALRATGQVVLFPGFLALYEEGRDDEADEDSRRLPRLKDGDVPARKKVEAEQHFTQPPPRYSEASLVKKMEELGIGRPSTYASILQTLKDRDYVRLDKNRFIPEESGRLVTAFLERFFERYVSYDFTAHLEDELDDVSGGRAQWQAVLDAFWRDFKPKTAEVMERKPSDITAALDEFLSPWLFPDKGDGSDPRLCPLCGTGRLALRGGRFGAFVACSNYPDCKFTRRFGQGDEAGADSGPQVLGQDPETGQDVTLRSGRFGPYFQLGEGKEAKRASLPKDVPAAEADLETALRFLSLPRTVGTHPETGKEIVANIGRYGPYLQHDGKYAKLGSTAEVFEIGMNAAVVKLAEAANGGGRRSGSREPLKVLGPHPRTEAEIRLMEGRFGPYVTDGTTNATLPKTVAPDALTLEEAAQLIDDRAAKGPPAKKGRGRKAPARKTTAKGKKA; from the coding sequence ATGAAGCTGGTCGTCGTCGAATCGCCTGCAAAGGCGAAAACCATCGAGAAGTATCTGGGCGGCGGCTATCGCGTGCTCGCCTCCTACGGGCATGTCCGCGATCTGCCGCCGAAGGACGGATCGGTCGATCCCGATCACGGCTTCGCGATGCAGTGGGAGGCCTATGCCGACAAGGCGAAGCAGCTCAAGGCGATCGCCGATGAGGCGAAGAAGGCGGATGCGCTGATCCTCGCCACCGACCCGGATCGCGAGGGCGAGGCGATTTCCTGGCACGTGCAGGAGGTCTTGGCGAAGAAGAAGGCGCTGCCGGCCCATGTCGAGCGGGTCACCTTCAACGCCATCACCAAGTCCGCCGTCACGGAGGCGATGGCGCATCCGCGCGCGCTGGACGAGGATCTGATCGACGCCTATCGCGCCCGCCGCGCGCTCGATTATCTGGTCGGCTTCACGCTCTCGCCCGTGCTGTGGCGCAAGCTGCCCGGCGCGAAGTCCGCCGGCCGCGTCCAGTCGGTCGCGCTGCGTCTCGTCGTCGACCGCGAGCGCGAGATCGAGCTGTTCCGGCCGCAGGAATATTGGTCGGTCGCCGCGACGCTTGAGGAAGACGGCACCGAATTCCTCGCCCGCCTCGTCCGCTACCGGGGCGAGAAGATCGATCGGCTGACGATCGGCGACGAGGGCACCGCGCTTGCGGCGAAGAAAGCGGTGGAGGAGGGGCGCTTCACCGTCACCTCGGTCGAAACCAGGCCGCTCACCCGCAATCCGCCGCCGCCCTTCACCACCTCGACGCTGCAGCAGGAGGCGGCGCGCAAGCTCGGCCTGTCGGCAAGCGTCACCATGCGGCTCGCCCAGAATCTCTACGAGGACGGGGCGATCACCTATATGCGTACCGACGGCGTCCAGATGGCGCCGGAGGCGATCAGCGCCGCGCGCAAGGCGGTCGCCGACCGCTATGACGCCGGCTACGTGCCGGACAAGCCGCGCCATTACGAGACCAAGGCGAAGAACGCGCAGGAGGCGCACGAGGCCATCCGGCCGACCGATTTCTCGCGCGAGCGCGCCGGATCGGGCGATCATGCCCGGCTCTACGATCTCATCTGGAAGCGCGCGCTGGCGAGCCAGATGGCCTCGGCGCGGCTTGAGCGGACGACCGCCGAGCTGACCGACGGCACCGGCCAGCACGCGCTTCGCGCCACCGGGCAGGTCGTCCTCTTCCCCGGCTTCCTCGCCCTTTACGAGGAGGGGCGCGACGACGAGGCCGACGAGGATTCGCGCCGCCTGCCGCGCCTCAAGGACGGTGACGTGCCGGCCAGGAAGAAGGTCGAGGCGGAACAGCATTTCACCCAGCCGCCGCCGCGTTATTCGGAGGCCTCGCTGGTCAAGAAGATGGAGGAGCTCGGCATCGGCCGGCCGTCCACCTATGCCTCGATCCTCCAGACGCTGAAGGACCGTGACTATGTCCGGCTCGACAAGAACCGCTTCATCCCGGAGGAGAGCGGGCGGCTCGTGACGGCTTTCCTCGAACGCTTCTTCGAGCGCTACGTCTCCTACGATTTCACCGCCCATCTGGAGGACGAGCTCGACGACGTGTCGGGCGGCCGCGCCCAGTGGCAGGCGGTGCTCGACGCCTTCTGGCGCGATTTCAAGCCCAAGACCGCCGAGGTGATGGAGCGCAAGCCATCGGACATCACCGCCGCGCTCGACGAGTTCCTGTCGCCCTGGCTGTTCCCGGATAAGGGCGACGGCAGCGATCCGCGCCTGTGTCCCTTGTGCGGCACCGGCCGGCTGGCGCTTCGCGGCGGCCGCTTCGGCGCCTTCGTCGCCTGCTCCAACTATCCCGACTGCAAGTTCACCCGCCGCTTCGGACAGGGCGACGAGGCGGGCGCCGACAGCGGGCCGCAGGTGCTTGGCCAGGATCCCGAAACCGGCCAGGACGTCACGCTGCGCTCCGGCCGCTTCGGCCCCTATTTCCAGCTCGGCGAGGGCAAGGAGGCCAAACGTGCCTCGCTGCCCAAGGATGTCCCGGCGGCCGAGGCCGATCTCGAGACGGCGCTGCGTTTCCTCTCGCTTCCGCGCACCGTCGGCACGCATCCCGAGACAGGCAAGGAGATCGTCGCGAATATCGGCCGTTACGGGCCCTATCTTCAGCATGACGGCAAATATGCGAAGCTCGGATCGACCGCGGAGGTGTTCGAAATCGGCATGAACGCCGCCGTCGTGAAGCTCGCCGAGGCGGCCAATGGCGGCGGCCGGCGCAGCGGATCGCGCGAGCCGCTGAAGGTGCTCGGCCCGCACCCGCGCACCGAGGCGGAGATCCGGCTGATGGAGGGACGCTTCGGCCCCTACGTCACCGACGGCACGACCAACGCGACCTTGCCCAAGACGGTCGCCCCGGATGCGCTGACGCTCGAGGAGGCCGCGCAGCTCATCGACGATCGGGCCGCCAAGGGACCGCCCGCGAAAAAGGGGAGGGGCCGCAAGGCGCCCGCCCGCAAGACCACCGCCAAGGGGAAGAAAGCATGA
- a CDS encoding FKBP-type peptidyl-prolyl cis-trans isomerase — translation MISTLRAALSGALLLAAAPALAQVGPPAPAAPTDYAAAQTAFLDTLSPAQGWQATASGIRYRRVHGPGTGAHPTVADIVRLRYSVKFTDGRELENSGADPVDLPLGRLIRGWQEGVPLMGVGDRYEFAIPAALAYGPADNGPIRGGSTLLFTIDLVAINP, via the coding sequence ATGATTTCGACGTTGCGCGCCGCTCTGTCCGGCGCCCTGCTTCTCGCCGCCGCGCCGGCGCTCGCCCAGGTCGGGCCGCCGGCGCCGGCCGCGCCCACCGATTATGCCGCCGCCCAGACGGCCTTCCTCGACACGCTGAGCCCGGCGCAGGGCTGGCAGGCGACGGCGAGCGGGATCCGCTATCGCCGCGTCCACGGCCCCGGCACCGGCGCCCATCCCACCGTCGCCGATATCGTCCGGCTGCGCTATTCGGTGAAGTTCACCGACGGGCGCGAGCTGGAGAATAGCGGCGCCGATCCGGTCGATCTGCCGCTCGGCCGGCTGATCCGCGGCTGGCAGGAAGGGGTGCCGCTGATGGGCGTGGGCGACCGCTATGAATTCGCGATTCCCGCCGCGCTCGCCTACGGGCCCGCGGACAACGGCCCGATCCGGGGCGGATCGACCCTGCTGTTCACGATCGATCTGGTCGCGATCAATCCGTAG
- a CDS encoding AbrB/MazE/SpoVT family DNA-binding domain-containing protein: MNKPLKLIAIGNSTGVILPKDVLARLRLEQGDAVSVVETPGGVELRAHDPEFEQQMEAAREVMRRRRDALRELAK, translated from the coding sequence ATGAACAAGCCGCTCAAACTCATCGCCATCGGCAATTCCACCGGCGTCATCCTCCCCAAGGACGTCCTCGCCCGCCTGCGCCTCGAGCAGGGCGATGCCGTCAGCGTGGTCGAGACGCCTGGCGGCGTGGAGCTGCGCGCGCATGATCCCGAGTTCGAGCAGCAGATGGAGGCTGCGCGCGAAGTGATGCGCCGCCGCCGCGACGCGCTTCGCGAACTTGCGAAATAG
- a CDS encoding type II toxin-antitoxin system death-on-curing family toxin, whose protein sequence is MWTWVSDAIALAAHREQIAEHGGGEGVRDLGLFESAMARPRNLAAYGEPDAADLAAAYAFGIARNHPFVDGNKRTAAVIGETFLNLNGLQLDVGNAELVVQYLALAAGEVSEEEMAGWLRERIVAP, encoded by the coding sequence ATGTGGACTTGGGTGTCCGACGCGATCGCGCTCGCCGCGCATCGCGAGCAGATCGCCGAGCATGGCGGCGGCGAGGGCGTGCGCGATCTCGGGCTGTTCGAATCGGCCATGGCGCGGCCCCGCAATCTCGCCGCTTATGGTGAGCCGGATGCGGCGGATCTCGCTGCGGCTTATGCCTTCGGAATTGCGCGTAACCACCCGTTCGTTGACGGGAACAAGCGGACCGCCGCGGTGATCGGCGAAACCTTTCTCAATCTCAACGGCTTGCAGCTTGACGTCGGCAATGCGGAACTCGTCGTCCAATATCTCGCCCTCGCCGCCGGCGAGGTGTCGGAGGAGGAGATGGCGGGCTGGCTTCGCGAACGGATCGTCGCGCCCTGA